TCAACAGGTTTTTATAGGTGATCCGTTTACAATTTTATCTGAATGTTTAGCGCCTTATCACCCAGTAAAATTACCAGAATTACCTTCAGGAATTGGTGGTTTATTTGGGTTTTGGGGTTATGAGTTAATTAATTGGATTGAGCCGCGTGTACCAATTCATGCTCAAGATGAGCGCAACATCCCCGATGGATTATGGATGCAGGTAGACCAATTATTGATTTTTGACCAGGTAAAACGGAAAATTTGGGCGATCGCCTACGCAGATTTACGTGATCCAGCCGGGTTAGAGGTAGCATATCAAAAGGCGAGCGATCGCATTCAGGAAATGGTCAGGAAGCTATCTTTGCCCCTATCACCAGAAAACACCAGAATATCTTGGACAGCCCCTGGAAACAAGCCTAAAGCGGGCATAGAGGACTATACCAGCAACTTTACCCGCCCAGAATTTTGCGCCAGTGTGGAAAAAGCCAAAGCACATATTAAAGCTGGTGATATTTTCCAAGTCGTCATTTCTCAACGCTTATCCACAGAATATACAGGCAATCCCTTCGCTTTATACCGTTCTTTGCGGCAAATTAATCCTTCACCCTACATGGCTTATTTTAACTTCCAAGACTGGCAAATTATCGGTTCTAGTCCCGAAGTCATGGTCAAAGCCGAATGCAATGATGAAGGGGAAATCATCGCCACAGTCCGTCCCATTGCGGGAACTAGACCCAGAGGGAAGACAACAAAGGAAGATGCAGCTTTAGCCGCTGATTTACTTCAAGACCCCAAGGAAATCGCCGAACACGTCATGTTAGTTGATTTAGGACGCAATGATTTAGGGCGGGTGTGCAGCAGTGGTAGTGTGAAGGTTGATGAATTAATGATCGTTGAACGCTACTCTCATGTTATGCACATTGTCAGTAATGTGGTGGGTAAGTTAGCCCCGGGTAAAACTGCATGGGATTTACTCAAAGCGTGCTTTCCGGCGGGGACAGTTAGCGGTGCGCCTAAAATCAGGGCGATGGAAATTATTAATGAGTTAGAACCAAGTCGCCGAGGTGTGTATTCTGGTGTGTATGGATATTATGATTTTGAAGGACAATTGAATAGTGCGATCGCTATCAGAACTATGGTATTACATAATCAGACAGTTACAGTCCAAGCTGGTGCAGGTTTGGTAGCTGATTCTGACCCAGAAAAGGAATATGAAGAAACTCTCAATAAAGCTAGAGGGTTATTAGAAGCTATTCGTTGTTTAAGGTGAGTTTTAACCAATTAAATTCCAGCAGGAGAATAGAAATATGAGTATTGTGATTACAGATGAAGTTTTGCAGACAATTAAAATGTCTGACAAAGAATTAATTCAAGAAATAGCAATTTTGCTCTTTGAACAAGAACGGTTTACTTTAGGACAAGCGAGCCATTTTGTAGGTATGAATCAACTTGAATTTCAACGATTACTTGCTAGTCGAAAAATTCCCATTCACTATGATATTGCTGAATTTAGGGAAGATGTAAAAAGTTTGAAAGCTAATAATTGGCGATGATTATTATTAGCAATACATCACCTATCAGTAACCTCGCTGCGATTGGACAATTAACTTTGTTGCAGCAACTCTATGGTAATATCATTATTCCACCAGCAGTCTATCAGGAAATTCTTGCTTCTGGTAGTACAGATCCAGGTACACTAGCACTTCAAACTCTCAATTGGATTGAAGTTATGCCAGTTACAAATGTTATCCTAGTTCAGACTCTACAAACAATTTTAGATCCAGGTGAAGCAGAAGCGATTTCTCTTGCTGTTGAGTTAAATGCTGATAGACTGATTATTGATGAGCGAAAAGGTAGAAATGAAGCAATAAAGTCCGGTTTACAGGTTACTGGAATCTTAGGTATTTTATTAGCAGCTAAACAACAAGGGATTATTCATCTGGTAAAACCGATATTAGATGATTTGATTGCTAATGGTTTCTGGATTCGTGAACAGTTGTATGCAGAAGTTTTATTAGTTGCAGGAGAATAGCAACCGGATGATATAAAATAATATAAATCTCTGTCTGTGGTAACAAGCCTCAAGTCCCAACAGCGTAATGTTTTGGAGTTTATGACGCAGGCTGTTCTTGCTGCTCGTGGTTCTACCACTGTGCCTTCTTTGCTTCCACAAGTTACTGCTGATTCTGATGATTCTGACTTGTTGAAAGCTGCTTAATTTTATTGCTGGATTTTGGGGGTTGTTTTTCGTTTTCTTTGTACCCCCTGAACGGTTACTAAAATTGATTCGGGAGAACATTCAAACCAGTTAGAAAGATATCAGAACATTATTGATATTGAATACAAAAATTATAGAAAGATTTTAATTTATTTAACCCCAGAAGGAAGTTTATCATCTGAAAAT
The DNA window shown above is from Anabaena sp. WA102 and carries:
- the trpE gene encoding anthranilate synthase component I, with protein sequence MIFPDFDQFQKLAVQGNFVPVYQEWIADLDTPVSAWYKVCADQPYSFLLESVEGGETVGRYSLLGCDPLWILEARGDKTTQTHRNGDQQVFIGDPFTILSECLAPYHPVKLPELPSGIGGLFGFWGYELINWIEPRVPIHAQDERNIPDGLWMQVDQLLIFDQVKRKIWAIAYADLRDPAGLEVAYQKASDRIQEMVRKLSLPLSPENTRISWTAPGNKPKAGIEDYTSNFTRPEFCASVEKAKAHIKAGDIFQVVISQRLSTEYTGNPFALYRSLRQINPSPYMAYFNFQDWQIIGSSPEVMVKAECNDEGEIIATVRPIAGTRPRGKTTKEDAALAADLLQDPKEIAEHVMLVDLGRNDLGRVCSSGSVKVDELMIVERYSHVMHIVSNVVGKLAPGKTAWDLLKACFPAGTVSGAPKIRAMEIINELEPSRRGVYSGVYGYYDFEGQLNSAIAIRTMVLHNQTVTVQAGAGLVADSDPEKEYEETLNKARGLLEAIRCLR
- a CDS encoding UPF0175 family protein, coding for MSIVITDEVLQTIKMSDKELIQEIAILLFEQERFTLGQASHFVGMNQLEFQRLLASRKIPIHYDIAEFREDVKSLKANNWR
- a CDS encoding DUF3368 domain-containing protein — encoded protein: MIIISNTSPISNLAAIGQLTLLQQLYGNIIIPPAVYQEILASGSTDPGTLALQTLNWIEVMPVTNVILVQTLQTILDPGEAEAISLAVELNADRLIIDERKGRNEAIKSGLQVTGILGILLAAKQQGIIHLVKPILDDLIANGFWIREQLYAEVLLVAGE